tggtaaggcggtggggccagacaacatacctattgaagtgtggaaaactcttggagatagaggtcttgagtggctcaccgaactctttaacgaaattatgaggtcaaaacgcatgccggaggaatggaggagaagcacgttagtgccaatctataagaacaagggggatatacaaaattgtgcaaattataggggaatcaagctcatgagtcataccatgaaattatgggaaagagtgatcgaacggagattaagaaaggagactcaagttactgagaatcaatttggtttcatgccgggaaggtcgaccatggaagcgatttatttattacggcgggtgatggagcaatatcgcatggcccaacaagacttgcacttgatttttattgacttggagaaagcgtatgatagagtgcctagagagattttgtggaaagctctagagaagaaaggggttagggttgcatatattcgagctatccaagatatgtatgatagcgtattgactagtgttaggacacaggatggaaagtcagacgattttcccatcacaattggtttacatcaagggtcaacccttagcccctacctttttaccttaattctggatgtcctcacggaacaaatccaagagatagcgccgagatgcatgctttttgcagatgacatagtcctccttggagagtcgagggaggagttgaatgagaggttggaaacttggagacgagctctagaaacacatggctttcgcctaagaagaagcaaatcggagtatatggaatgtaagttcaacaaaagaaggagggtttctaactcagaggtgaaaataggagaccatattatccctcaagtcacacggtttaaatatcttgggtctgtaatacaggatgatggggaaattgaaggggatgtgaatcatcgcattcaagcaggatggatgaaatggagaaaagcatcgggggtgttatgtgatgcaaaggtaccgatcaagctaaagggaaagttttatcggactgcggtaagaccggcgattttgtacggaacagaatgttgggcggtcaaaagccaacatgagaataaagtaggtgtagcggagatgaggatgttgtggtggatgtgtggtaagactcgacaggataaaattagaaacgaagctattagagagagggttggagtagcgcctattgtagagaagatggtggaaaatagacttaggtggtttgggcatgtaaagagaagaccggtagactctgtagtgaggagagtagaccagatggagagaagacaaacaattcgagacagaggaagacccaaaaagactataagagaggttatcaaaaaggatctcgaaattaatggtttggatagaagtatggtacttgatagaacattagggcggaagttgatccatgtagccgaccccacctagtgggataaggcgttgttgttgttgttgttgtaagaaaataaattgaatggCCAGGATTTATGCCGTTCCACTTGTAACTACAGAGGATCATCAAAGTCCCTCTTAAGTCTTCACATTTCACTTTGTTGATTTGACTATTCTAATTctcttttagaagaaaaaaattcaataaggggattatttaaaatacaattttttttctaaaatataagtaaattataattatttgtcttatttgatgatattattttaaaaatattcttcaatataagatttataatttatattaagttCTACCGAAGGATAATTTAGAATAAgatgttttaaattaaaaatggcatgatttaagttaattttcttAACAAgtgtgaaattaatttatatatatatatatatatatatatatatatatatatatatatatatataaatgagaatGGAGGGAATATAAAACTAAAGTTAGTCAtatgttcttttaaaaaaaataaaaaaataggtcaTATGCAGTCATTAATTAGAAAGTCAATGCTtgatattttaatacttttgtgGTATATATCAATTacgtagtattttttttcttttctctaaaGTAAGATATTTACTCCAAAGGATCGGACCTCCGCTTTTTAGATCCGCTTAGAGCCATTGAATATGATAATTGCCCATCGGTAATACATGCAAATgtattgttaataaaataatccaTAATTCATACAAATGTATTTTGGATTACTCAATCTAGTATTATGGTATTCGAATTTGATCACTATTTCCATTTCACAATGGTCATGCTCTTCGACTCCTTCCATCATGCGTCTCCTTTTCGCCAAGCTCCCACACTACGTTGGCCTCATGCTCAGACTCGTCGCCTCCACGAGAAGGTGCGATGCAGTGAAGAGAAAGATAAAGAGAAGATGAGGGTGAGGTGGATGGTTCCACCGACTACATCACATTAACGTCGTCTCTAGTGGGTGGAGTAAAATACTTCCAACGAACATAATAGTCAATTTTGGTTTCTTCTTTTAGCATATGGGCGCACCAggcaaaaaaaaacttgttcatTATTGCATTATCTTGTATTATTGAATTGAAAcctggtaattttttttttacttaaatatgttattttatctaagcaaatattcaatttttatgtttattttctaataaattattattttacgtTAAATCtctaataacataataattttatttatgatcagtaatattttttaatctttgataagttgataaattttatatttactctctaataaaaaaatttatttgtaattaaaaatatattaaaatattttttatatatgagaaTCGAATATATGGAGTTGCTTTGGGTATCAATAGATTTGTTGGTACACCCGacaaattttttaagatttgCATTATATCCCTCCCTTATAAGTagtgtttttcttcttcacttttgtTCATGCgaccttgtttttatttttccttcatcGTCATTCTCGTGAGAGGTGTTCCATGAGAGTTTGTCGTTTATTCTTGTGTCCTTTTTGGTCGAGGTGCATTGTTTATGGTGGTTCGTCGACAAGTGGTGGTTGTGATAGTGGTTAGTTTGGCCATCAACGACAAAGGTTAGTTgttgatttgattatttttttcgcGTAATACTTACAGATTGATAATCCTtaagttatattaaatttacGGATTAATAATATGtaagttttatataacttaaGTATTGACAATATGTAAAAAAACTTatagattgacaatccgtaagcTTCATACAGATTAGCAAtccgtaatttttttttaaatttatttattatttttataaatttattttattgtttaattagaaaaaattagaattgttaattcaaaaaccttttaaatagatatatttaaaatactCATTTGAAAGTTACAACTcgtatagtttgaaagtgatattaATGTGAAAAGAATTtattgaaggagcacaatgtcaatagttatacaacaaacaaatttacaatgtaaGACATGTTTATCATTCTTCCATAAGAGACAATAATACTAAAATGCAACAACTAATAAAGTTTCTTCAACGagatcagtatattcattgaCATAGATTGAAAGATAAAGATGTTGTAGGTGACATATTTTGGAGTCAGTCAATTTAACCAATGCttgtaatttggtatttttgatAGGCATtacatacaaaacaaataggGACAAGTTGTTGTTTGGAGGGAGAAAGTCTATTGTTTGGGTTCTACAAAGGTTTTGAGGTTTTTTCCTCAAATGTGATGTATTCCCTGGAGTAATTATTACCAATAGAGAtctagcattgatgaatgcagtgaaaattttattctatgagTTACCGATGATGGAGTGACTGCTAATGGCATTGGGGTACCATCAACAATCATGCCAGGATTTAAAGACACAAAATACTTAGGATCATATGATATATGATGTGACACTCCAAAATCAAGAATCCAAATGGATGAAGACATAGCTGACAAATTAGAGGAAGCAAAACCATTTAAGGAAAAGGCCGATGGCGATATGGCATATGACTGGGTaacaagaaattttttaaattgttctaCAAGATCAGCTACTTGAGAGGTGGCATCAAAAGTGTATTTGTGCCCAACACCAAGAATAGTGACAATATTGGAAGACGGAGTAGCAAAGACCATTGAAGAAGCAGAGAGAACTCCTTTGTCAAAACCAAAGTCCAACTTCATCAACTACAACATCAACACTAGAAGAGGATGACGATGTAATATCATCCCACGAAGCCCCTCAAAATCATCCCAAAGTGCCATAAAAAACTGAACCAAGTGTTGTTGCTCTCTAAAGTCAGTATACGTTTTGAGATCTTGCAATTATGCGGGTTCATTAAGAGCCAAATGATCCGACAAATTAGACATAGCATAATAGAATTCTAAATGCTCATGTTACTCTGCTTAAGAGCTAGAATATCAATTTCCAACTAGTATTGTTTTGCAAAAATAGACTGTACATTTTCAAATGGTCCAAAACAAACTTAGCCAAATCATACTTTGCAAGTTGCATCCCCATTGAttgcaaaacaaaattattgatCCAATATATGTTAACTAAGGGCTGAGATAACTTGAGACTCGTCAGAGCCATGTGTACCATAttagttaacattttttaagagaCGATACTAAGACTTGAATgtattagtttcttttttattttaattttatgtgccACAAGCAGCTCTAAATAATCAAACGAATTCCCACATATGAAATCATAATGCCACGGTGGCTAGCTCAAGGCTAAACTATCAGAATTTTTTAATCCTGatgaatttatatatgtatatatatataaaaaaaaattgagaaatgcCTAGTTTGCCTGTGCaatctattatattttattgttgttactattattattattgttgttgttgttgttgttgttattattattatgtaggctCTAGCTGAAGGTCATTTTTTATGGTGTGATAATAGGAGTTAACACTGATATTTcctatctcttaattttttttgttgtcatgtatgttttcattattattattaatctgAATTGAGCACGGGTTTTTGAAGTTAGCTCACGCTCGCATGATCGCAATCCTTTGTCCCGTCCATTGTAGCATGTGTGTCGCCCAGggcatttcattttttgttttctttgccaCTCTTTCTTCAAGGTTGTCCTAAGTATTGCTTTAgaattctatttaattttattgtttttattattattattattattattattattattataaattatgtaGGTGCTAGCTAACTGGCCTTTTTTGCTTTGTGATGAGAGGAGTTAACGCTTATATTTcctatctcttaatttttttttgtcatgcatgttttctttgttgttgttgttgttattattattatgcagGCTCTAGCTTAAGATCTTTTTTAGGTAGTGATGACAGGAGTTAATACTGATATTTcctatttcttaattttgttttgctgTCATGCATGTTTGTTGGCAAGATCATTGACAACTATTTCATTCACTACAAAGGATATACCCAGACGATATTTTCTATTAGAAACACAACTCATCATTATGATTAATTCAGAATGTCAAACACTTAATTTGGGATAAtgttgtaaataaatttataattttaaattagtttgttttcttctttttgtagaTGTATTTTGTGCCTATTTAATTTTGTCTCTttctgtaataataataataataataataataatattattattattattattattattattatgtaggctCTAGCTGAAGATCCTTTTTTACATTGTAACGATCGGGGTGAACaatgtaatttttctttgagGTGTCTGGTGTGTGTAGGTGGTAATACACGCTTTCCTCATGTACTATCAAACATGTTGATTAagttagataaaataattttaatttaactacatgtctttaaatttaaatcttaaatatataatcataCTAAATATTTAGAGAAAGAATTTTACcatatataatcattttatcGTCTATAAGTATAATCCACTAAATATTTCAATCCTAAAGGAACTTAACAGAAATACATACTACCCAAATATTCACAGTGGTAAGTGGCTTGacatatatttatgaaaaaataatcatacGTGTTGTGTGAATCTTAGATAATTCTTGATGAAGGAAAATGTTTTTCTCTTCAGGAgatgtttttaaattaattcctaCATGTCACTGTTAGGCAAATTCAAAAAACCTGACAAGGTAGATATACTGATGCATCGTGACTAATGTAAATAACATCCAAGTTCATGAgcttaagttgtttttgttctgTTATAACTTTGTATTCTTTAACTAAAGTAAGGTATGGTTCTTCAATTTTAGGAGATTCAATTATTTAGAGAAGATACATAAAGATTCAATATCATAAACTCtccaatatatatttcattttagtatATGTTTTTCTCAACTTTTTCTCCgatattcatttcattttcaattattttcaaattttatcaatttatttattctacCTTTTGTGTGTTCatgttatttttgaaaattttaacagcaaaaaaattaaaacaaaaaaaaacccttaTTTTACATTTGGTTATTGTTCCTTTAATTTACAAACAAAGTTTGTTATGCTTTTCTCAtgttaatacaaattatatatctataaaaaaaactctaatctaaaagaaaaaggtttactCTTTACTCAAGTTCTCAATAATTATCAATCAACATTTCATTGAcgtgttctttttttcttaattatttctaatACAATCGATTCTTTTTTCCGAATTTTACTCTTAGCAATTCCAATGTTTGaagcaaaatgtttttgaattaGACCACAAATTAGAACAATTGAGGCAAATCTAGCTCTTAGACAAACTGGACACGAGTCGAGACTATCAATGTGATTTCATAACAAGTTGATGCGTTTGAATAGTGgaataactataaaattaaaaataaaacagtaagaaaagatagaaaaaaaataaaaaaaaaatgagtagaAAAACTTATTAGCTACCCGAGTGAATGGATACCAAAGTGGTTGATTGACTCATTCCATACTAGAAAAAATAGCAGGAAATCTTTTGATCACACAGATTCCTATTTTTAATGATATCAAGCCGCTGAATATTGGAAATAAGCTATAGCCCTAACCCCcgataattatattgttataATAACTGTCTTCGTTCCTATATTTTTCGTGGGTATGCATGGCTGATGACTTTGAACATCAAACTTATTATCAATactaaatctattttaagttccACACTATCTCTCATTTTGCTTCTGTCTTGCAAAATAATTAAGCATGCATGCTAAATAAATTACGAACGACCTATGTGTATGAACAGGTTAGAcactagtatatatatatatatatatatatatatatatatatatatatatatatatatatatatatatatatatatatatatatatatatatatatatgggagcAAATGATCAAGGAATATAAGCACATATTATGCTTTAATTTCCTGTAAGAAATAATAAGACAAGGTCTAAATCACGCTTTTGTATGGATTGTCCAACCTATGAATGAATCAACACAATTAACTCTTATTCACAATTAACTCTTATTcacaaaatcttaaaatatttatacataagtgatgctaatatattaataacaatctttaaattaaaattaaaaataatagataaaagattaaaactcaattataaatatgtggaGACAATGGTATAGCGGTTATTACAACTATAATTAAGCAGTGATGTTGATGACGTTAATAATGATAGAGGAGGCAATGTAGCATTGATCTCTTAAGaagtatttataattaaattttaatttaaattatctattatttttaattatgatttagttttttttagggaaataaTGATTTAgttattactattgtttgttctCATTCTCTTGTTATAAGAACCTTTTCATTTTAATCACccctatatatattataatttttttgctaAAACAATTAGAATTATTATCAATGAAAATtgtataagaaaattatttggaCTTACAAAACTaacctataatttttataaattatttttactttatttcaataaatattttgttgaaatttatttattagaataaaaaaagctcatttcaataaatattgCACTCAATTTTatgacaaaaattttcatgttatAATAGTTTATTAAGCAAGTgcttaattaaattgtttaatcaAACATATACTCTTAATGATAGTTTAGGGATAAAAATTGTAGTCTTCACAACTATTGGTGGCAAaagtttttgtcatttttcCATCATTAACCAATGAATAGTTAGTTCTAGATAAGatagtttatttaaaatcaagTATTTCTGTAAAGTTAATATATGTGTTGGCTGTTTGGGACCACGTGTTTGGCATTGTAGTCCTAAATGTTAGTTTGGCGTAGATACTATAGTCACCGAATTTGTCCATGTTCGATTCGTGTCAATTTCCCATTTATTGAACCAAAACACATGTACGAAAATTAAGCTAAAATTTATGACACAAAAATATGCATGGAGTTCTTGGGACAGGTTAGAATTATCTCGAATTCATacggaaaaaaaacataattatcttGTTCctgtttgtcttttttattttctcaattatAATTGTGTTCCAGTTGCTTTGGTCATTAATAATGGTGTTCTAGTTCTACACTTCTACCTGTCTTGCCAATCCTCAATTCTCGTTACTGGGCCCCGGCCCTACCTTAGAGCAATTTAACCCGACACCATCATGTTGTTTCctttcattaataatatttgtgGAGTTAAATTCTTTCTTGTTGGTTTTCTCTTTCCTTTGAAGCAAATTACGTAAAAGGGGAATGAATCttttttatagtaaattttctggtgatttgaaattgtttatttacaatttatgtACGTGTGTTTATCTTATGATTGTGATACAAATATTcatttaagtctttttttttttaaataatcatgtTATTCTTAGGAATTGTATTTACCAGTGATTAATcatggtaaaaaaatttaattaattatcatttttaataagatttcatctttggaattttttttattcattaaatttaaatttaaaaattttataacttaatgtCACCGTgacttatattattatatatcatttGATATAACTTAATGAGAAtaacttataatatatttataatttctttttttttcatatcataagttgttttttatcttattcTAATAATacaacttatataaaaaataatttaattttatttcctccttaattaaaaaataatgtatacatACACATttatatgataataatttattaaataactaatcaattaaattaataaccATCACCAATATTACTATAATAGTTGTCATTATCACTCATAGTGACATTTCACCTCTTATGAGATTAATACTATCGTCATCTCTATTATTATCTTATCATTATATATTAGTCTTATCATCATTACTTTTACCATCATCCTCaccatcattattattattactattgaggGTAGAGATGACAACAATAATAGTCTCATCAAATGAATGataacacaaaattaataatttattgtcatatatttatatttacaccATGAAATATCATAAATACTTACAAATCATATGATGctacaaatttatatatatttattaatattggaTACTATCTTCTTTCCatatctttatatatttaaggattttttctactaaatatgttgaaagagtatttatttatgatgaaatacaataaataaatataaatatatgaagttacaaatttaaattcacttattgttatttaattattatttgatacTATCTCCTCCTTtccatatttttatctttgttaaTTAGTGGGAAAGTAAATCAACAAGTAACAAATCAATAAATGAATAACAAGCACATATAAGACAGTGATAAATTTATggactaaatttaattttcccttctttcataaattaatttatcactAATAAgttgatccttaaattttataatttaatgttaaattggtgttcaaaaatataatttattgtcaaATTACTCCTTAAATATTATaacctaataataaaataatttcacatatttaactaaaaatccATTTGTCTCATTTTGTGTACAATCTAcgactaaatttaatttttttatttttcagaaattaatttattactgCTTCACACCTTAACCCACGAAAATAAGGATTTACCctttcaataatttataatgtatTGATTTCTTAACGAGTGGAGACGATTCTTAATTTAACTGGTTAGTAAATGCACTCTCATTCTTTTTATTGGAATCAACTTTTAAAGTTGGCCTAATTTATTCTTGACCTTCGAAAAGACCACTGGCAGTGGCACACCACACCACACTCTGTctgttaatataatattagcGTACTTTGTTGTTGGAGGTTGACATGAAAGATCCTACTTGGGTCAGCCAAATTCCAATCACACAAGTCCCACCAGAAGCAATCTATTATTGATCAATGGCTTCTGTGCAAATCCTGTGTGCATGCACTTGTCAGGTTCAACTCCAGGGTTCCATTAGATATAGATATGATTATGGTTACCCCCATCACCATGACAAGATCAGTAAGCACAGGTATTATTCTATCAGAGTAGTTGATAGTGGGAATGAGATGGTTCTTTCAAATTTAGAGGAAGAGAAAAGGAATTTGAGAGTGTTGGTGGCTGGTGGAGGAATTGGTGGCCTTGTGTTGGCTCTGGCTGCAAAGCATAGAGGGTATGAAGTGAAGGTGTTTGAGAAGGATTTGAGTGCTGTTAGAGGAGAAGGTAGGCACCGTGGCCCAATTCAACTATTGAGTGGTGCTCTTGCTGTGTTGGAAACCATCGATCAGAGTGTTGCAAGGCAGATAATGGAGGCTGGCTGTGTTACTGCCAATAGGACTAATGGCCTTGCTGATGGTCTATCTGGGGACTGGTATGTTAttcttatgcttttttttttttgtctcttattGGTATTCTTTGTCTTAAGCAGAACAAGAAACTtcaaaaagacaagaaaaatgGTATATACTATATACTACATAATATAGGACAAAACTTGGATATTGTTCTTTAATTGCAGTTGGTATTGTTCTTCAACTAAAATTGGAGTTTTATCTCAGTGATCCCCATTATAAAGGTATAAACTAAAAGATTACACAGATCAACTATGTgaaacttcaattttaattggaGAACAACACTAAAAGCTCCTAaagaattgtacccaagttttgTCATATACTATTCTGATTGATGAGGGCTAGAAGCACACTCTTTAATGCACTCCTTCTAACACACTCACCctctattattagttaaaatgtattgaaaactacaaaattaagATAGGGACTCATGAAATAAGAAGTGGTATCCACAAATACttgtgatttctaataaatttcggCCAATAGGAAAAACTGTGTTCAGAAGAGTATGTGAAAGAGTTTGTTACTAaaatttttcattataattattgtgtGTTTAAATATGAATGAAAGAAACTATTGTACTGTAACATTAATTATGGGGACTTGTTAGTTGTTATGTTAACTGAGCCTTCTGAAGTCTTGTAGTTGAAGAAGTCTTTTGTGAGGTCTTAGATTATTAcaattttcaatataaattGTGTTTGGATTGTCACTCTcccttattattttttcacttcaGGTTCAGTGTGTTTGATCTTTTCACTCCTGCTTCAAGGAAAAGGCTTCCTCTTACCCTAGTCATATGTAGAATGGCACTGCAAGATATATTAGTGAATAAAGTTGGTTCCAACATAATTAGAAACAAATCTAAAGTCGTGGATTTTATTCAGGAACCTAACAAGGTTTAAGTTGCTCTGCACAACTAATTTCTGATTGCTTAAGACTTATGTTAGTGGTTTAACAATTTTGAATAATCTTTTCATTCACATCAGGTTAGAGTGATCCTTGAAAATGGAGAGCAACATGATGGTGATATTTTAATAGGAGCAGATGGAATATGGTCAGAAGTAAAATATACAATCCTTCCCTTCTAGCTTTATTTACAAATGAGTTTCTTCTTTTCCTAGCTTTTACCATTCAATctattctgttttttttcttaggTGCGTTCAAAACTCTTTGGGCAGCAAGAAGCAAATTACTCGGGTTTCACATGCTACAGTGGATTAACAAGCTATGTGCCCCCATATATTGATACCGTTGGGTAGGGTACTTCATTCCCAAATAAAATGTTAGGACAATGTTATAAACTGTTCTACTATTTAAAGTTTCTGTTTTGGTGATTACATGAAGGTATCGGGTGTTCTTGGGCTTGAACCAGTACTTTGTTGCTTCAGATGTTGGCCATGGGAAGATGCAGTGGTATGCTTTCCATGGGGAACCCCCTTCAAGTGACCCTTTCCCAGAAGGTATGTTTACCTTTTGTTGTGTGTATCAATTGTTATTGTAATTGAAACAAATTCATTTGTCTGAGTTACAGCAGGTAAGAAGAAGAGGCTTTTGGATCTCTTTGGTAATTGGTGCGATGAAGTGATTGCACTCATATCAGAAACACCAGAACATATGATTATACAGAGGGATATATATGACAGAGACATGATCAACACTTGGGGAATTGGGAGAGTGACTTTGTTAGGTGATGCAGCACATCCAATGCAACCAAATCTTGGTCAAGGAGGGTGTATGGCAATAGAGGTTGGTCATTTGTAGGTTTCAACTTCCAAATAAAATGTATTTCCTTGAGTATATACAATTCAGGCAGCATTAATATATATAGTGCTACATGGATAAACATTATCTAATACCtaaaatctttatttattttcattaatctgccttaatttcaattttattcctCTAATCAAACTTTAGCCATACCTTAGTAGTTAAACTTCTCAGGAATAAAACAAGTAAAGGAACCAAAGGTATGTATAGGTTTATGTTCTtaacttcacttcttttttgGCAATCACATTTTCAGGATTGTTACCAACTGATACTTGAGCTAGACAAGGTTGCTAAACATGGCTCTGACGGGTCTGAAGTTATCTCAGCTCTTAGAAGGTATCttatttgtcttttattttgttttggtttatgTTTCGGTATGAGGTATGCTATTTGTTATCTTCAACAGAAATAATGGCTCCCCCTTCTATTGgaaatttttttcatgtaaCATGTCCTGTTATAATATTTTGAGACCACCTAAATGCGAATAGCATCACAATCTCTTACAACTCCTAAATGTGTCACCTTAATTCATGGCCCTCAAACTGATATTCTGATAAGGCTATACTAATCTAACACAATTGATTGAACTTTTCtggcttcattttttttttagatatgaGAAGAAAAGAATCCCCCGAGTTAGGGTGTTACACACAGCTAGCAGGATGGCATCGCAAATGCTAGTCAACTACCGGCCTtatattgaatttaaattttggcCTCTATCAGTATGTTCCTCTCTCCACCTTCATTCCTACTTAGGTGCTTTCAATGTTGTCCTACAATTGGAATTAGAGTTTCACCTTGATGATTACCATTGTAATAAACGTTTACATTAAAGTTTAGCATTGATTCTCAAGGTAAAACTCTAATTCTGATCAGAAAACACCACCAGAAGTGCCTAAGAAATtacatctaagttttgtccattAAAATGTGGCAAATCTTTGATTCTATCTACTCGCCAGAACAAAAAATGTTGTAACACTTGATCCTTTGTTCTTAAGCAGAATGTAACAACTATGCAGATAAAGCACCCTGGCATTCATGTAGCTCAAGCC
This sequence is a window from Glycine soja cultivar W05 unplaced genomic scaffold, ASM419377v2 tig00000120_1_pilon_1_83969, whole genome shotgun sequence. Protein-coding genes within it:
- the LOC114404121 gene encoding zeaxanthin epoxidase, chloroplastic-like isoform X3, whose product is MASVQILCACTCQVQLQGSIRYRYDYGYPHHHDKISKHRYYSIRVVDSGNEMVLSNLEEEKRNLRVLVAGGGIGGLVLALAAKHRGYEVKVFEKDLSAVRGEGRHRGPIQLLSGALAVLETIDQSVARQIMEAGCVTANRTNGLADGLSGDWFSVFDLFTPASRKRLPLTLVICRMALQDILVNKVGSNIIRNKSKVVDFIQEPNKVRVILENGEQHDGDILIGADGIWSEVRSKLFGQQEANYSGFTCYSGLTSYVPPYIDTVGYRVFLGLNQYFVASDVGHGKMQWYAFHGEPPSSDPFPEAGKKKRLLDLFGNWCDEVIALISETPEHMIIQRDIYDRDMINTWGIGRVTLLGDAAHPMQPNLGQGGCMAIEDCYQLILELDKVAKHGSDGSEVISALRRYEKKRIPRVRVLHTASRMASQMLVNYRPYIEFKFWPLSIKHPGIHVAQALFKFTFPQFVTWMIAGHGLW
- the LOC114404121 gene encoding zeaxanthin epoxidase, chloroplastic-like isoform X1, whose protein sequence is MASVQILCACTCQVQLQGSIRYRYDYGYPHHHDKISKHRYYSIRVVDSGNEMVLSNLEEEKRNLRVLVAGGGIGGLVLALAAKHRGYEVKVFEKDLSAVRGEGRHRGPIQLLSGALAVLETIDQSVARQIMEAGCVTANRTNGLADGLSGDWFSVFDLFTPASRKRLPLTLVICRMALQDILVNKVGSNIIRNKSKVVDFIQEPNKVRVILENGEQHDGDILIGADGIWSEVRSKLFGQQEANYSGFTCYSGLTSYVPPYIDTVGYRVFLGLNQYFVASDVGHGKMQWYAFHGEPPSSDPFPEAGKKKRLLDLFGNWCDEVIALISETPEHMIIQRDIYDRDMINTWGIGRVTLLGDAAHPMQPNLGQGGCMAIEDCYQLILELDKVAKHGSDGSEVISALRRYEKKRIPRVRVLHTASRMASQMLVNYRPYIEFKFWPLSNVTTMQIKHPGIHVAQALFKFTFPQFVTWMIAGHGLW
- the LOC114404121 gene encoding zeaxanthin epoxidase, chloroplastic-like isoform X2; amino-acid sequence: MASVQILCACTCQVQLQGSIRYRYDYGYPHHHDKISKHRYYSIRVVDSGNEMVLSNLEEEKRNLRVLVAGGGIGGLVLALAAKHRGYEVKVFEKDLSAVRGEGRHRGPIQLLSGALAVLETIDQSVARQIMEAGCVTANRTNGLADGLSGDWFSVFDLFTPASRKRLPLTLVICRMALQDILVNKVGSNIIRNKSKVVDFIQEPNKVRVILENGEQHDGDILIGADGIWSEVRSKLFGQQEANYSGFTCYSGLTSYVPPYIDTVGYRVFLGLNQYFVASDVGHGKMQWYAFHGEPPSSDPFPEGKKKRLLDLFGNWCDEVIALISETPEHMIIQRDIYDRDMINTWGIGRVTLLGDAAHPMQPNLGQGGCMAIEDCYQLILELDKVAKHGSDGSEVISALRRYEKKRIPRVRVLHTASRMASQMLVNYRPYIEFKFWPLSNVTTMQIKHPGIHVAQALFKFTFPQFVTWMIAGHGLW